The nucleotide window AAGTCGGTTTCTCTGCCACTATTAGCATCATCGCCGATATTGTATTGATAGTTAGCAGCCCAATAAAGACCCGCATATCTAATTCTAGAACAGCTTTTGTCTGGTATTGTTAGATAAGCGCTACTAGAACTAAATGTACTCGCGTCATTATCTATATCAATATATTGCATGTAAAGGCAATCGTTATAAAGTGAAGTGTCTCCAACAGTATTGTATTCTGTATTAGGAAGTTCACTATCTGCTAAAGCTTCATCACAATAATTTTCATCGTTTAATCCGTATTCTGCTGTGTTACGGTTAACAATATTGTTTGCGATAAAGGTCATGTCTCCCTTTATATTGTTCTGGTAGCGTACCCCAAAGTTGCGCTTCACCTGAGCAGAAAGGTTTAATGCGCCGAAACAAATCAGCGCTAAACATAGTAGGAATTTTAAATTGTAGATTTTTCTCATAGCCATACCTAATTTAGATCCATATTGACCCGCATAATCCATAGATTCCTGATGCCCTGATGAGTTAGGTTGTTTTGGTAAACTTGAAGGGCAGGATTCCACGCATCTTCTTTCCCAATGAAGATGTAGCGGTATTTATTTTTTGGATGAATGAAAGAATTAGCATTCAATCCGTAGCTGTTGAGGGTTTTTAAATATTTGTCTGCATTTTTTGGAACTGTAAATACACCAGCAATCACATAATATCCTTTATCGATGTTCTCTAAATTGTCCGTTACAACCTTAGGAGAACTCGTGTTTCTTGAAGTTGTTTGATTTCCTGAACTTGTCTTTGGGGCAAAGGTCGAAGCGCTTTTTGTAGAAGGCCTAGTTCCAGTACCATTATCCACGCGCATAACCCACTTGCTTTCAGTATAGGTGCCATCCACGTTACTTCTGTAGGCCGCTATTGCTTCTCTCCAAGAGTCGAAACGCTTTAAGTACACATATTTCCAATTGTTTCTCTTGTTTGTAAAGTATTCGTGGTCAATGCCAGTTTGAGCCAGTTTTGCGGTAAACTTGTCAAAATATTCTCCAGTACTAAAAACATTCACCACGATATAATATCCATCAGCAACACCTTCAATATTTCTTAGGGTTTTGTTTTTAATTTTATTTGCTTTCAGTGCTTTCTTGTACGCTGCTTCAGAAGATGATTCTTCTTTTCTGGCTTCCGCCAGTTTTTCATTTCTTACGGCCTCAGCTTGAGCTAAACGCTCTTGGTGCAATCTTTCAGCTTCCGCCTCCTCTACTCTTCTAATAGAGTCTTCAATTGCATTCAATTCCTCCAATAAAACCGTATTGGCTTCTGAGTTTTGTTGAAGACCCGCTACCTCTTGTTTTTCTGTTGGTTGCTTGTAAATATTGGTTGATTGACCGTTGGCGCCGGAAGCTAACTTTAAGCCCTGAAACCCTTCATGAATTGTAGGAACGGTGGCGTCATTTGCTCTTGCCGTATGCTCGTTAGGAGTGAATCGCTGATCCATTGCAGCCATTCTATTTTTGCCAATAGAATCTTGTTTTAGATACAGTTGGTCAATAAGGCCGTTGTTCTTTTCTACTTGATTTCTTAGGTTTTCAATCTCTTCTTTATTGGCGCTTTCTTTAGGAGCAACCTCAGCTACAACTTCCGTTTCTTTTGGTTTGTCATCAAAGAATACCATATTTTCTGTAAGGTTAGGCTGGAAAGAATATGCAAAAGAAACTTCGTGGGTGCCGCCAAAATTCTGAATACCACCGCTTAAGCCTTTTTCATAAGTGTAACCCACGGAAATACGCCTTCCTAAATTAAAACCAACACCGACCGAAGCGCCGTAGAAGTCGTCATATCCACCTTGCAACCATCCTATTCTTGGCAAGTCTAAAACCAAACTTCCACTTAAATTAATATCTTGTTTTCCTGGTTTACGACCTCTTGCAAGTGAAAGTAAGCGTCCACCCTCCATAATTCCGCCTGCATTCTTTAGGTCCCATGTATATTGTAAATGCGCTGTAAAAGTTTTGTCTGGGAAATCGGTTACGCTCTCTTGAGTTTTGAAGTTATAATCAAACAAATTTTCAGCATATAAACCAACGTCGAAATTACCAATGGCAAGGTTGAAACCCGGCTGAATGCCAACCAAGGAGTTTCCTTCGTATTGAGAGAATAATGGATCCTGAGCGCTTGTTATCGCATCAGATTCGTTGAATTTGCTACTGTAATAAGAAAGGTTAAAACCAATTGTAAATACAGAATTGTCGGCAACTCTTACTCCATAAGCGTAATTAGCTAAAACACCAAAGTTGGTAATTACACCATATTTTTCTTGGTACAAACTCAAACCTAAACCAGTTTTGTCGCCAACCCTACCTGAGTAACTCAACAAATAGGTACTATAGTTGTTGTTATATTCAATCCATTGGTTACGGTGATAGGCATTTATATAGGATTTATTTTCTCTCACTGTAGAAAAGGTTGGATTCAACCTGAACCTGTTAAATTTTAACATGTTCTGAGCTGGGATTTCAAGAGGGATGTAGGGATCCTCCTGAGACCAAAGGTCATTTACTGAAAGCAGAAATATCAGAATGAGGGCTAAAGTAGGTTTCATGATCTTCTAGTAAATTAGGGTTATTGTCCCTTTATGTTTAACCTGGCCATCTTTTGCGATGGTATAGAAATAAACAGGGTTGGCTGAAAGGGTTCCCAACTGAGAGGCTTCAGGCCAGTTGTTTTGATAATTGGTTGTTCTATATATTGTTTTTCCGGTCTCAGTGTAAATAGATATTTCCACAGAACCATTATTTGTTAGACTTGAGGGAAGAAACCATTGATCGTTAAATCCGTCACCGTTTGGGCTTACGGTATTTGGGATGATAACGGTTTCTTTAATAACCACTGTCACCAATAGACTAGCTTCACATCCGTTGCTGTTTCCAATCACTAAATAATTTCCAGCCGCATCGATGGTAATTGTCGAAGAAGATGAAAGCATGTCCATTGTATCTGCATTGTACCAATTGTAGAATTCAGCGCCGATTGCGGTAATTGTTGTTGATGTTCCTTCGATTAATTCTATATAGTCACTATTATCTATTGTTATTTCAGGTGCACCAGCTTCAATAATTGTTAATTCATTAGAATTAGATGAACATCCATTTAATGAAGCTGTTACGTAATATGTTCCAGCTTGGTTGGTGCCAATAGAAAAACCAGACACATCGGATAACAGGTTTCCGTTTTGGTACCATTTATATGTGTAATTATTATCTTGGATACTTGCGGTAAGGGTTACAGAAGTAGAACCATCACAGGAAAGACTTCCGGTTTCCGTAATAGTTAATTCTTCGCTGCTTTCAGCGGCAAGAGTTATTTCATTAGAGCTGGTAACACAACCGTTGGCAGTTACTTTTACAAAATAAGTTCCCTCTTGGTTGGTTGTTAAGGTAAATCCTGATTCGCCAGAGACAATAGTGCCATTATAAATCCATTCATAAGAATAGGCCGTGTCTTGAATATCGGATGTTAAGGTTACAGTTGAAGATCCATCACATGAAAGTGATCCACTTGCTGAAATTGTAACATTTTCAGCACCTCCACTTACATTTAACGTTATTTCATTAGAATCTGACGCACAACCATCGGCAGTTACTTTTACATAATAAGTTCCCTCTTCATTTGCTTCAAGGGTATGACCTGTTTCGCCAGAAATTGAGTTACCATTATAAAACCATTCGTAAGTATATGAAGCGTCTTGAATACTTGAAGTTAATGTAACTGTAGTGGATCCGTCGCATGAGAGATTACCTGTTTCAGAAATTGTAACATTTCCAGCAGCTCCTAAATAAATATCTACTTGATTAGACTGGGGCTGATAACCGGTAATTGTTCCGGCTAAATAGTAAGTTCCATTTTGGAGGTAATCGTCTAAGGAAATTGTTTCATTTGTTTCTCCGGCAACTGCAATTCCGTTTAAATACCACTGATATTGAAACTTAGCCGCTAACCTATCATATAATTCACGAGTAGAGCCATTATTTAAAGTAGCGGTTATACTCGTTAAATCTATTTGGGTTGACCCACTGCTGCAAGCCACATAAGAACCGTCTACCTCAATTTTAAAAGTAAAGCTTGCTGGCGTTTCAATTATCAAACTATTAGTCTGAACAGTCACGCTAGTACTTCCGTTAGATTCTACCACTTCGGCAAAATATGTACCAGGAGAAGTAATATCTATTGATGCAGTGCTACCAGTTATTTGGGAACCATTTTGGTACCATATATAGGTTGGAGAAGTTGCGTTGGTTGTAACTGTTAAGGTTAAGGATGACTCTGGAAGAAGCAATAAATCTGGGCTTGCAGCCAAAGTAGCTTCTATGGTTTTATAAGTTACCATCACAGAATCTGAAACTTCTGAACATCCTCCAGGGTTTTCTATTGCTACCACCCATTCTCCTGAAGCATCAGCTAAAGAAGTAATTTCAAAACTTGGATAATATCCAGCTGAAGATACAGGCTGTCCATCTTTAAACCACTGATAAACTAATCCTGCATCGTCTATATTTGCACTTAAGTAATAAGGTTGGTCGTTATTGTATAGTTCAATTGGTCCAGTTTCATTTATTTGTATTCCTAAGGGTTGTCCACTGTTTACCTCCACGGCATTTGAAAGAGTTGTACTAGAACAGTAGGTGCCATAATCTAACTCCACATAATAAATGCCTTGTTGACTTGTGGTTAGAGTTGGACCGGTTTCATTGCTTATTAACGCTCCGTTTTTATACCATCGATAGGCGGGTTCGTTAGGATAGTTTGTAACCTCTATCTGGGCTTCTCCCCCATCACACAAATTAATTGAACCAACATAATTGTTTATTA belongs to Aegicerativicinus sediminis and includes:
- a CDS encoding Ig-like domain-containing protein, with protein sequence MDRNRPQAALPLICLLLMLASLTASAQVLKQPTLGFSAPCISANFNTYNVGFKWDPPLVGSDNQFILELSDANGSFSNPVELKSYSDKNENFNFQFVFSFPTDMYGTGYKVRVRSTSPELTSPESVSFPAYYLTVNQALVINNYVGSINLCDGGEAQIEVTNYPNEPAYRWYKNGALISNETGPTLTTSQQGIYYVELDYGTYCSSTTLSNAVEVNSGQPLGIQINETGPIELYNNDQPYYLSANIDDAGLVYQWFKDGQPVSSAGYYPSFEITSLADASGEWVVAIENPGGCSEVSDSVMVTYKTIEATLAASPDLLLLPESSLTLTVTTNATSPTYIWYQNGSQITGSTASIDITSPGTYFAEVVESNGSTSVTVQTNSLIIETPASFTFKIEVDGSYVACSSGSTQIDLTSITATLNNGSTRELYDRLAAKFQYQWYLNGIAVAGETNETISLDDYLQNGTYYLAGTITGYQPQSNQVDIYLGAAGNVTISETGNLSCDGSTTVTLTSSIQDASYTYEWFYNGNSISGETGHTLEANEEGTYYVKVTADGCASDSNEITLNVSGGAENVTISASGSLSCDGSSTVTLTSDIQDTAYSYEWIYNGTIVSGESGFTLTTNQEGTYFVKVTANGCVTSSNEITLAAESSEELTITETGSLSCDGSTSVTLTASIQDNNYTYKWYQNGNLLSDVSGFSIGTNQAGTYYVTASLNGCSSNSNELTIIEAGAPEITIDNSDYIELIEGTSTTITAIGAEFYNWYNADTMDMLSSSSTITIDAAGNYLVIGNSNGCEASLLVTVVIKETVIIPNTVSPNGDGFNDQWFLPSSLTNNGSVEISIYTETGKTIYRTTNYQNNWPEASQLGTLSANPVYFYTIAKDGQVKHKGTITLIY
- a CDS encoding PorP/SprF family type IX secretion system membrane protein; amino-acid sequence: MKPTLALILIFLLSVNDLWSQEDPYIPLEIPAQNMLKFNRFRLNPTFSTVRENKSYINAYHRNQWIEYNNNYSTYLLSYSGRVGDKTGLGLSLYQEKYGVITNFGVLANYAYGVRVADNSVFTIGFNLSYYSSKFNESDAITSAQDPLFSQYEGNSLVGIQPGFNLAIGNFDVGLYAENLFDYNFKTQESVTDFPDKTFTAHLQYTWDLKNAGGIMEGGRLLSLARGRKPGKQDINLSGSLVLDLPRIGWLQGGYDDFYGASVGVGFNLGRRISVGYTYEKGLSGGIQNFGGTHEVSFAYSFQPNLTENMVFFDDKPKETEVVAEVAPKESANKEEIENLRNQVEKNNGLIDQLYLKQDSIGKNRMAAMDQRFTPNEHTARANDATVPTIHEGFQGLKLASGANGQSTNIYKQPTEKQEVAGLQQNSEANTVLLEELNAIEDSIRRVEEAEAERLHQERLAQAEAVRNEKLAEARKEESSSEAAYKKALKANKIKNKTLRNIEGVADGYYIVVNVFSTGEYFDKFTAKLAQTGIDHEYFTNKRNNWKYVYLKRFDSWREAIAAYRSNVDGTYTESKWVMRVDNGTGTRPSTKSASTFAPKTSSGNQTTSRNTSSPKVVTDNLENIDKGYYVIAGVFTVPKNADKYLKTLNSYGLNANSFIHPKNKYRYIFIGKEDAWNPALQVYQNNLTHQGIRNLWIMRVNMDLN